The following are from one region of the Nicotiana tabacum cultivar K326 chromosome 3, ASM71507v2, whole genome shotgun sequence genome:
- the LOC107826931 gene encoding patatin-like protein 2 translates to MGRTFVAALTLLVTLHVLQPVMVSAATKGKIVTVLSIDGGGIRGIIPGTLLAFLESKLQDIDGPNARIADYFDVVAGTSTGGLISTMLTAPNKDNRPLYAAKNITNFYMDHGPKIFPESSRSGFVKRITNLFGGPKYDGNYLRTLVKSILGNLTMKQTLTQTIIPAFDIKRLQPIVFTTSDAKAHVSRDALLSDICLSTSAAPTYFPPYYFETKDAEGKIRTFDLIDGGVAANNPTLVAISHISKEIMLGKSQYEGMEPMDCKKMMVLSLGTGIGKEEKKYSAAVASSWGVLGWLYNNGASPLLDVFGDASADIVDIHLSTMFQSLQNEKNYLRIQDDSLTGEAASMDVSTTENMKTLVQIGNDLLKKPVSRVNLDTGRYEEVSGEGTNEEAFIRFAKLLSEQRKLRQLVEEFTSTRKILQESVKHQ, encoded by the exons ATGGGTAGAACTTTTGTAGCTGCACTAACTTTGTTAGTGACTCTTCATGTCCTACAACCTGTTATGGTTTCTGCTGCTACAAAAGGAAAGATAGTAACAGTTTTGAGCATAGACGGAGGTGGCATCAGAGGCATTATTCCCGGCACCCTTCTTGCTTTCCTTGAATCCAAGCTTCAG GACATTGATGGACcgaatgcaagaattgcagactATTTTGATGTTGTAGCTGGAACGAGTACAGGTGGACTAATAAGCACCATGCTCACAGCTCCAAACAAGGATAATCGCCCCTTATATGCAGCGAAAAATATTACCAATTTCTATATGGATCACggccctaaaatttttcctgagaGCAG CCGCAGCGGCTTTGTGAAGAGAATCACAAATTTATTTGGGGGCCCAAAGTATGACGGAAACTATCTGAGAACATTGGTTAAGTCAATATTAGGCAATCTTACTATGAAGCAAACATTGACTCAAACAATCATCCCAGCTTTTGATATCAAGCGACTTCAACCCATCGTCTTCACAACATCTGAT GCCAAAGCTCACGTCTCTAGGGATGCTCTACTATCAGACATCTGCCTTAGTACCTCTGCAGCACCGACCTATTTTCCTCCATATTATTTTGAGACCAAGGATGCCGAAGGGAAAATACGCACATTTGATCTTATTGATGGAGGTGTAGCTGCAAATAATCCA ACTCTAGTGGCAATTAGTCACATTTCGAAAGAAATCATGTTAGGGAAATCCCAATACGAGGGCATGGAACCAATGGACTGTAAGAAAATGATGGTTCTGTCATTGGGGACTGGTATAGGGAAGGAGGAAAAGAAGTATAGCGCAGCCGTGGCTTCCTCGTGGGGTGTACTTGGTTGGTTGTACAACAATGGTGCCAGTCCATTGCTAGACGTTTTTGGTGATGCAAGTGCTGATATTGTGGATATACACCTTTCCACCATGTTTCAGTCCCTTCAAAACGAAAAGAACTATCTTCGAATTCAG GATGATAGTTTGACCGGGGAGGCTGCATCCATGGATGTTTCAACCACAGAGAACATGAAAACATTAGTGCAAATTGGTAATGATCTATTAAAGAAGCCTGTGTCAAGAGTTAACTTAGACACAGGTCGCTATGAAGAAGTTTCTGGGGAGGGCACCAATGAAGAAGCTTTTATTCGCTTTGCTAAGTTGCTTTCAGAGCAAAGAAAACTTCGACAGCTAGTGGAGGAGTTCACCTCGACTAGGAAAATACTCCAAGAATCTGTCAAACACCAATAA